A DNA window from Phragmites australis chromosome 11, lpPhrAust1.1, whole genome shotgun sequence contains the following coding sequences:
- the LOC133885674 gene encoding uncharacterized protein LOC133885674 isoform X1, translated as MSALFNFNSFLTVVLLVICTCTYVKMQFPAILNDRTGFRGFFWKAARIVGIHMLQSINLYFERLTYVQGERLSPWVSFGCFAMGISTIFF; from the exons ATG TCGGCGCTGTTCAATTTTAACTCCTTCCTGACCGTGGTGCTGCTGGTGATCTGCACCTGCACCTACGTCAAGATGCAGTTCCCAGCCATCCTCAACGACCGCACCGG ATTCCGTGGTTTCTTTTGGAAAGCTGCCAGGATAG TGGGTATACACATGCTTCAATCCATCAACTTGTATTTTGAAAGGTTGACTTATGTTCAAG GCGAGCGATTGAGCCCTTGGGTATCATTCGGGTGCTTCGCTATGGGAATATCCACTATCTTCTTCTAA
- the LOC133885674 gene encoding uncharacterized protein LOC133885674 isoform X2 has protein sequence MSALFNFNSFLTVVLLVICTCTYVKMQFPAILNDRTGFRGFFWKAARIGERLSPWVSFGCFAMGISTIFF, from the exons ATG TCGGCGCTGTTCAATTTTAACTCCTTCCTGACCGTGGTGCTGCTGGTGATCTGCACCTGCACCTACGTCAAGATGCAGTTCCCAGCCATCCTCAACGACCGCACCGG ATTCCGTGGTTTCTTTTGGAAAGCTGCCAGGATAG GCGAGCGATTGAGCCCTTGGGTATCATTCGGGTGCTTCGCTATGGGAATATCCACTATCTTCTTCTAA